A genomic region of Mycolicibacterium poriferae contains the following coding sequences:
- a CDS encoding DUF2309 domain-containing protein, protein MTTVAAAPTAAARRAQLRSDVRLAARVVPTHYPLETFIAVNPLSGMLGMPFEQAIRRAGDLYGARGTLPESTFRTLHHQGRITDADLDHALVRRHPNLVDEPPVLLGGRHVGATELLRADLLNGVEYPNPLRRYRTRAEQCAPRVAAHVDTQVAKWCSAFFGAATWPMPGRDNGFYHAWRTLAPKDRTLPRAARTALASAAERADDAVLSALDALEIDDDNRITYLQAHLTKLPGWAAHVQWCGDRAAGIDLVDYLAMRLLYETALLPDEHPGPVAPAERPAPPTARDRLAHLLDLWNITPGDESELTAAARILALLPVTTREMIWQNAFEGAYRDRLLTDLAANPPAVIEPAHTHLVTCIDTRSEGLRRHLETLQGYDTYGFAGFFAVAIRYTGLLGGASADLCPVLISPAHEINENADQPESAAVCRHIRGNQQLAGAESAFHAAKDAMVAPYALAEAAGWIAGPLAAAKTFMPAAAGRLRRRLHDLVTPPARTHVDVTDMPLHEQILFAEVMLTAIGLTRGFGRLIVLCGHGSTTENNPYQASLDCGACGGQAGGPNARTAARVLNRAEVREGLRERGIDIPEHTVAVAALHDTTTDVVTILDTHLVPTDHHLDVARLTADLRRAGAALAAERTATLPGATGRRGAARGVARRSVDWAQVYPEWGLAGNAAMVIAPRPVTRGIDLQRRAFLHSYDAAVDPEGAALETILTAPLVVAHWINSQYYFSTVAPDVFGAGSKTIHNVVGGSGVIAGHTGDLKLGLPAQSVAVGDQLVHEPQRLLAVIEAPLELIDTVIARNPILQQLFGNGWVSVAARAQPGEPWQRWTRSGWRLWLDDNCPANDLTEVTLG, encoded by the coding sequence ATGACCACAGTCGCAGCAGCACCGACCGCGGCGGCCCGCCGCGCACAACTACGCAGCGACGTCCGACTGGCTGCCCGGGTGGTTCCCACCCACTACCCGCTGGAGACCTTCATCGCGGTCAACCCGCTCAGCGGCATGCTCGGTATGCCGTTCGAACAGGCCATCCGCCGTGCGGGCGACCTGTACGGAGCACGAGGAACACTGCCCGAGAGCACTTTCCGTACACTGCACCACCAGGGCCGGATCACCGACGCCGACCTGGACCACGCGCTCGTGCGCCGCCACCCCAACCTCGTCGACGAGCCGCCGGTGCTCTTGGGCGGACGGCACGTCGGCGCCACCGAACTGTTGCGCGCGGACCTCCTGAACGGGGTGGAGTACCCGAACCCGCTACGCCGGTACCGCACCCGCGCCGAGCAGTGCGCCCCTCGCGTCGCAGCGCACGTCGACACGCAGGTTGCGAAATGGTGTTCGGCCTTCTTCGGCGCGGCCACCTGGCCGATGCCGGGCCGCGACAACGGCTTCTACCACGCGTGGCGCACACTGGCCCCGAAGGACCGCACTCTGCCCCGTGCGGCGCGGACCGCCCTGGCCTCGGCCGCCGAGCGCGCCGACGACGCAGTGTTGTCCGCGCTCGACGCGCTCGAGATCGACGATGACAACCGGATCACCTACCTGCAGGCGCATCTGACCAAGCTGCCGGGTTGGGCCGCGCACGTGCAGTGGTGCGGGGACCGGGCAGCGGGCATCGACCTCGTCGACTACCTGGCGATGCGTCTGCTGTACGAGACCGCGCTGTTGCCCGACGAGCACCCGGGACCGGTTGCACCCGCAGAGCGGCCCGCCCCCCCGACCGCGCGAGATCGACTCGCCCATCTGCTGGATCTGTGGAACATCACCCCGGGGGACGAGAGCGAACTGACCGCCGCAGCCCGCATCCTGGCACTGCTGCCGGTCACCACGCGGGAGATGATCTGGCAGAACGCTTTCGAGGGCGCCTACCGGGACCGCCTCCTGACAGACCTGGCAGCCAACCCGCCGGCCGTGATCGAGCCGGCGCACACCCACCTCGTCACCTGCATCGACACCCGGTCCGAAGGATTGCGTAGGCACCTGGAGACGTTGCAGGGCTACGACACCTACGGCTTCGCCGGCTTCTTCGCGGTCGCCATCAGGTACACCGGCCTGCTCGGCGGTGCATCCGCCGACCTGTGCCCGGTGCTGATCTCACCCGCCCACGAGATCAACGAGAACGCCGATCAACCCGAGTCGGCTGCGGTGTGCCGCCACATCCGCGGCAACCAGCAACTGGCGGGAGCAGAGTCGGCGTTCCACGCCGCCAAAGACGCGATGGTCGCGCCCTACGCGCTGGCCGAGGCCGCCGGCTGGATCGCCGGGCCGCTGGCCGCCGCGAAGACCTTCATGCCCGCCGCCGCGGGCCGGTTACGCCGCCGGTTGCACGATCTGGTCACGCCCCCAGCTCGGACACACGTCGACGTCACCGATATGCCGCTGCACGAACAGATCCTGTTCGCCGAGGTGATGCTCACCGCGATCGGACTGACGCGCGGGTTCGGCCGACTCATCGTCCTGTGTGGCCACGGCAGCACCACGGAGAACAACCCCTACCAGGCCTCTCTGGACTGCGGCGCCTGTGGTGGTCAGGCAGGCGGACCGAACGCCCGAACCGCCGCACGGGTCCTCAACCGAGCCGAAGTCCGAGAAGGATTGCGCGAGCGCGGAATCGACATTCCGGAGCACACCGTCGCCGTCGCCGCGCTGCACGACACCACGACCGACGTGGTGACGATCCTGGACACCCACCTGGTTCCCACCGACCATCATCTCGACGTCGCCCGGCTCACCGCCGACCTGCGCCGCGCCGGTGCCGCGCTCGCCGCCGAGCGGACCGCGACGCTTCCCGGCGCGACGGGGCGCCGGGGAGCGGCCCGCGGTGTCGCCCGACGTTCGGTGGACTGGGCGCAGGTCTATCCCGAATGGGGCCTGGCCGGCAACGCTGCCATGGTCATCGCTCCGCGCCCGGTAACCCGTGGAATCGACCTGCAGCGACGGGCATTCCTGCACTCCTACGACGCAGCGGTCGACCCGGAGGGCGCGGCACTGGAGACGATTCTCACCGCACCGCTGGTCGTCGCGCACTGGATCAACTCGCAGTACTACTTCTCCACCGTCGCGCCCGACGTCTTCGGCGCGGGGTCGAAGACCATCCACAACGTGGTCGGCGGGTCAGGTGTCATCGCCGGTCACACCGGCGACCTGAAGCTCGGGCTGCCCGCGCAATCGGTCGCTGTCGGCGATCAGCTGGTGCACGAACCGCAACGGCTCCTGGCCGTCATCGAGGCCCCGCTGGAACTGATCGACACCGTGATCGCCCGCAACCCGATCCTGCAGCAACTCTTCGGAAACGGGTGGGTCAGCGTGGCCGCCCGTGCACAGCCTGGCGAGCCATGGCAGCGCTGGACCCGGTCGGGCTGGCGACTGTGGCTCGACGACAACTGTCCTGCAAATGATCTGACGGAGGTAACACTGGGATGA
- a CDS encoding P-II family nitrogen regulator — translation MTTALTKMTKVEVVVAGKDAPAVRELIGSVGATGFTSLSGVSGLGHHGYHQGRLLFNQQATLELIITVVPQERADALLAGLRPLLDASSGVMFVTETYVSRPEYFS, via the coding sequence ATGACAACCGCCCTGACGAAGATGACGAAAGTCGAGGTCGTGGTGGCCGGCAAAGACGCCCCGGCGGTGCGTGAACTCATCGGCTCCGTCGGCGCCACCGGCTTCACCAGCCTCTCGGGTGTGTCGGGCCTCGGCCACCACGGCTATCACCAGGGCCGGCTGCTGTTCAACCAGCAGGCCACCCTCGAACTCATCATCACCGTCGTGCCCCAGGAGAGGGCCGACGCGCTCCTGGCCGGGCTCCGGCCGCTGCTCGACGCATCCTCCGGGGTGATGTTCGTGACCGAAACCTATGTCAGTCGCCCCGAGTACTTCAGCTGA
- a CDS encoding IS110 family RNA-guided transposase, translating into MTMSQLWAGVDVGKEHHWVVVVDDTGAVKLSRKLVNDEQPIRALVAEIGAMAEQVSWAVDLTTVYASLLLTVLADAGKSVRYLAGRAVWQASGTYRGGEAKTDAKDARVIADQSRMRGTDLPVLHPHDDLVTELRMLTAHRADLVADRTRTINRLRQQLVAVCPALERAAQLTQDRGWVVLLSRYQRPKAIRQSGLSRITKTLTEAGVRNASTIAETAVTAAKTQTVRLPGEEVAAALVAELAQGVISLDDRIKATDADIEGRFRRHPLAEVITSMPGIGFRLGAEFLAAVGDPALIGSADQLASWAGLAPVPRDSGKRTGRLHTPQRYSRRLRRVMYMSALTAIRCDPHSQTYYQRKRDEGKRPIQATMCLARRRTNVLYALIRDNRTWQPHSPQITESAA; encoded by the coding sequence ATGACAATGAGCCAGTTGTGGGCTGGTGTGGATGTCGGCAAGGAACATCACTGGGTGGTAGTCGTCGACGACACCGGCGCGGTGAAGCTCTCGCGCAAGCTGGTCAACGACGAGCAACCCATCCGGGCACTGGTGGCCGAGATCGGCGCCATGGCAGAGCAGGTGTCCTGGGCGGTCGACCTGACCACGGTGTATGCCAGCCTGTTGTTGACGGTGTTGGCCGACGCCGGCAAGTCGGTGCGCTACCTGGCTGGCCGCGCGGTATGGCAGGCCTCGGGAACCTACCGCGGTGGCGAAGCCAAGACCGACGCCAAAGACGCCCGGGTGATCGCCGATCAGTCGCGCATGCGCGGCACCGATCTGCCGGTGTTGCATCCCCACGATGACCTGGTCACCGAACTGCGGATGCTGACCGCTCACCGCGCGGACCTGGTGGCTGATCGGACCCGCACCATCAACCGACTGCGTCAGCAACTGGTGGCGGTGTGCCCGGCGCTTGAGCGAGCGGCTCAACTGACCCAGGACCGTGGTTGGGTGGTTCTGTTGTCGCGCTACCAGCGACCGAAAGCCATTCGGCAGAGCGGACTGTCGCGCATCACGAAGACCCTGACCGAGGCCGGGGTGCGCAATGCATCCACCATCGCCGAGACCGCTGTCACCGCCGCGAAGACCCAGACCGTGCGCCTGCCCGGCGAAGAGGTCGCCGCCGCGCTGGTCGCCGAACTGGCGCAGGGGGTGATCTCCCTCGATGACCGCATCAAAGCCACTGACGCTGACATCGAGGGCCGATTTCGCCGCCATCCACTCGCCGAGGTGATCACCAGCATGCCCGGCATCGGCTTCCGACTCGGCGCCGAATTCCTCGCCGCCGTCGGCGACCCGGCGCTGATTGGCTCGGCCGACCAACTCGCCTCCTGGGCCGGACTGGCTCCCGTTCCCCGCGATTCGGGGAAACGCACCGGACGGCTGCACACTCCGCAGCGCTACAGCAGACGACTGCGCCGGGTGATGTACATGTCCGCCCTGACCGCCATCCGCTGCGACCCGCACTCTCAGACCTACTACCAGCGCAAACGCGACGAAGGCAAACGGCCCATCCAAGCCACGATGTGCCTGGCCAGACGCCGCACCAACGTCCTCTACGCACTCATCCGCGACAACCGCACCTGGCAACCCCACTCACCCCAGATCACCGAATCGGCGGCTTGA
- a CDS encoding carbonic anhydrase yields the protein MSNPQETWNRLRAGADGLHAPNDTDMDRPVAAVLRCADAKMAGAGVFGQPAGSLVDLSSWGLTVDTSVLAGVDFAVETAEVPLIVVLGHDDCAAIRAAVKAWNHAELPDGAMRAAVEGVLMSLVGRGASVESHAHVAAAHAVETGLSLLKRSPALTHRVDNGTCGIVCATYDGAVLRVHATMGDVRDASTALVECV from the coding sequence ATGTCCAATCCGCAAGAGACCTGGAACCGACTCCGCGCCGGAGCCGACGGACTGCACGCTCCGAACGACACCGACATGGATCGACCCGTCGCCGCGGTGTTGCGCTGCGCGGACGCCAAGATGGCCGGGGCCGGCGTATTCGGCCAGCCTGCAGGGTCACTGGTCGACCTGAGTTCGTGGGGCCTGACTGTGGACACCAGCGTGCTGGCCGGGGTCGACTTCGCCGTCGAAACCGCGGAGGTGCCGCTCATCGTCGTGCTCGGACACGACGACTGTGCGGCGATACGCGCCGCGGTCAAGGCGTGGAATCACGCCGAACTGCCCGACGGTGCGATGCGCGCCGCGGTCGAGGGAGTGCTCATGTCGCTGGTGGGTCGCGGCGCATCCGTGGAATCCCATGCGCATGTCGCGGCCGCGCATGCGGTCGAAACCGGTCTGTCGCTGCTCAAGCGTTCTCCCGCGCTGACGCATCGGGTGGACAACGGGACGTGCGGAATCGTCTGCGCCACCTACGACGGGGCGGTTCTCCGGGTGCATGCGACCATGGGGGATGTCAGGGACGCCAGCACTGCGCTCGTGGAATGCGTGTGA
- a CDS encoding sugar ABC transporter permease codes for MTTFRSRPAVGLADRDFAGDFGEQQTLRSAMVGYWRRVRGGDMGSLPAILGLVVLFVVFGLANDRFLSALNLANLITQAGAICVLAMGLVFVLLLGDIDLSAGVAGGVAACAMALTVVNLSWPWWVAILVGTACGALIGLAIGVLRASLGIPSFVVTLAFFLGLQGVTLKLIGEGGSVRVDDPVIRGLTIENLSVPVGWALALAVVLGYAGVEAFQLRRKKALRLSHPPSGVILARVSAIAAVVFGVTVVLNVNRSVNPSVEIRGIPYVLPLVLVLLVVATVVLTRTSYGRHIYAVGGNAEAARRAGISVDRIRVSVFVVCSSLAALSGIIAASYAGKVSASSGAGNTLLYAVGAAVIGGTSLFGGRGRAIDAVIGGVVVATIANGLGLLNQSSYINFLVTGGVLLLAASVDAISRRRRSSSGMG; via the coding sequence ATGACAACTTTCCGATCTCGACCTGCTGTCGGCCTCGCTGACAGGGACTTCGCCGGCGACTTCGGCGAACAACAGACACTCCGTAGCGCGATGGTCGGGTATTGGCGACGTGTGCGTGGCGGTGACATGGGCTCGCTGCCTGCGATTCTCGGCCTTGTCGTGCTGTTCGTCGTCTTCGGACTCGCCAATGACCGCTTCCTGTCCGCGTTGAACCTGGCCAACCTGATCACCCAGGCCGGCGCCATCTGTGTGCTGGCCATGGGTCTGGTGTTCGTGCTGCTGCTCGGCGACATCGACCTGTCGGCCGGGGTGGCCGGCGGAGTCGCGGCCTGTGCCATGGCGCTGACCGTGGTGAACTTGAGCTGGCCGTGGTGGGTCGCGATCCTCGTCGGCACGGCGTGCGGCGCATTGATCGGGCTGGCCATCGGCGTACTCAGAGCCAGCCTCGGGATTCCCTCGTTCGTCGTGACATTGGCGTTCTTCCTCGGACTGCAGGGGGTGACGCTCAAGCTGATCGGCGAGGGGGGCTCGGTCCGAGTGGACGATCCGGTGATCCGCGGTCTGACCATCGAGAACCTGTCCGTGCCAGTCGGATGGGCGCTCGCGCTGGCAGTGGTTCTGGGCTACGCCGGCGTGGAGGCCTTCCAGCTTCGGCGCAAGAAGGCGCTGCGGCTTTCGCACCCGCCGAGCGGGGTGATCCTGGCGCGCGTATCAGCCATAGCCGCAGTCGTTTTCGGTGTGACAGTGGTGCTCAATGTCAACCGCAGCGTCAACCCGAGCGTGGAGATCCGTGGCATTCCCTACGTGCTGCCGCTGGTTCTGGTCCTCCTCGTCGTCGCGACCGTGGTGCTCACCCGGACTTCCTACGGACGCCACATCTATGCCGTCGGCGGCAATGCCGAGGCGGCCCGCCGGGCGGGGATCTCGGTTGACCGGATCCGGGTTTCGGTGTTCGTGGTCTGTTCGTCGTTGGCGGCGCTGAGCGGAATCATCGCCGCGTCCTATGCGGGCAAGGTGTCGGCGTCCTCAGGGGCGGGCAACACGCTGCTCTATGCCGTCGGCGCCGCGGTCATCGGCGGTACCAGCCTGTTCGGCGGCAGAGGCCGGGCCATCGACGCCGTGATCGGCGGCGTGGTCGTGGCCACCATCGCCAACGGGCTGGGCCTGCTCAACCAGTCGTCCTACATCAACTTCCTGGTCACCGGCGGTGTGCTGCTGTTGGCCGCCAGTGTGGACGCGATCTCACGTCGGCGACGTTCGTCGTCCGGCATGGGCTGA
- a CDS encoding ATP-binding cassette domain-containing protein, with the protein MTADAQPILELRGVNKSFGVVHVLHDVDFQVYPGQVTALVGDNGAGKSTLVKTIAGIYHIDSGAFLFEGRPVTVRSPNDVSALGVEVVYQDLALCDNLDIVENMFLGRELKSRGLLDEARMETMARDALASLSVRTVKSVRQTVSSLSGGQRQTVAIAKSVLWNSKVVLLDEPTAALGVAQTRQVIDLVRRLADQGLGVVLISHNMSDVFAVADRICALYLGRVAADVAASEVSHAQVVELITAGRSGDLGLASLTESV; encoded by the coding sequence ATGACCGCCGACGCGCAGCCGATCCTCGAACTACGCGGAGTGAACAAGAGTTTCGGTGTCGTCCACGTGCTGCATGACGTCGACTTCCAGGTGTATCCCGGGCAGGTGACCGCCCTGGTCGGCGACAACGGGGCAGGCAAGTCGACCCTCGTCAAGACGATCGCCGGCATCTATCACATCGACAGCGGCGCCTTCCTGTTCGAGGGGCGTCCGGTGACCGTCCGCAGCCCCAACGACGTCTCGGCGCTGGGCGTCGAGGTCGTCTACCAGGACCTGGCACTCTGCGACAACCTCGACATCGTGGAGAACATGTTCCTCGGCCGAGAGCTCAAAAGCAGAGGTCTGCTCGACGAGGCCCGCATGGAGACAATGGCGCGGGATGCGCTGGCGTCGCTGTCGGTGCGCACCGTCAAGTCGGTACGCCAGACGGTGTCGAGCCTGTCCGGCGGGCAACGCCAGACCGTGGCGATCGCCAAGTCGGTGCTGTGGAACTCCAAGGTCGTTCTACTCGACGAACCCACCGCCGCGCTGGGGGTGGCGCAGACCCGCCAGGTGATCGATCTGGTCCGCCGACTGGCCGATCAAGGACTCGGAGTGGTTCTGATCTCGCACAACATGTCCGACGTCTTCGCCGTGGCCGACCGGATATGTGCGCTGTACCTCGGACGGGTCGCCGCCGACGTCGCGGCTTCGGAGGTGAGTCACGCCCAGGTCGTGGAACTGATCACCGCCGGCCGGTCGGGTGACCTCGGGTTGGCCTCGCTGACCGAATCGGTGTGA
- a CDS encoding sugar ABC transporter substrate-binding protein: MIIGVGLALTACSSGSDSSDSGAGKVGVILPDTKSSVRWESKDRPALEAAFQDAGVDYTIQNAEGSADTMATIADGMIADGVTVLAIVNLDSDSGASIQQKAATQGVKTIDYDRLTLGGSADVYVSFDNTKVGELQGQGLVDCLGGRPANVVFLNGSPTDNNATLFSDGAHSVIDATPTVTIVGEQSVPDWDNDKAVTIFEQLYTAADGRVDGVYAANDGLAGSVISILEKNKRAGQVPVTGQDATVEGLQNILAGSQCMTVYKSATEEANALADVAIALANGEQPNTTSTSRDDTGGRDVPSVLLTPKSITKDNLNVVFDDGGQSKDEVCSGQFASLCTEAGA, from the coding sequence GTGATCATCGGCGTGGGACTGGCTCTGACCGCATGCAGTTCGGGTTCGGACTCCTCGGACAGCGGCGCCGGCAAGGTCGGGGTCATTCTTCCCGACACCAAATCGTCGGTGCGCTGGGAGAGCAAGGACCGTCCCGCCTTGGAAGCCGCCTTCCAGGACGCCGGGGTCGATTACACGATCCAGAATGCCGAGGGTTCGGCGGACACGATGGCCACCATCGCCGACGGGATGATCGCTGATGGAGTGACCGTCCTGGCCATCGTCAACCTCGATTCCGACAGTGGGGCATCGATTCAGCAGAAGGCCGCGACCCAGGGCGTGAAGACCATCGACTACGACCGCCTGACGTTGGGTGGCTCCGCCGATGTCTACGTGTCGTTCGACAACACGAAGGTCGGGGAGTTGCAGGGCCAGGGTCTGGTGGACTGCCTCGGCGGCCGGCCGGCGAACGTGGTGTTCCTCAACGGTTCTCCGACCGACAACAACGCCACACTGTTCAGCGACGGCGCGCACTCGGTGATCGACGCGACTCCCACCGTCACGATCGTCGGTGAGCAGTCGGTGCCGGACTGGGACAACGACAAAGCGGTGACGATCTTCGAGCAGCTCTACACCGCGGCCGACGGTCGCGTCGACGGGGTGTACGCCGCCAACGACGGTCTCGCCGGTTCGGTCATCTCGATTCTCGAGAAGAACAAGCGCGCCGGCCAGGTACCGGTCACCGGCCAGGACGCGACGGTCGAGGGATTGCAGAACATCCTGGCCGGATCGCAGTGCATGACTGTCTACAAGTCCGCGACCGAGGAAGCCAACGCGCTCGCCGATGTGGCCATCGCGCTGGCCAACGGTGAGCAGCCGAACACGACGAGCACCTCACGTGACGACACCGGCGGCCGTGACGTCCCCTCGGTGCTGCTGACCCCGAAATCCATCACCAAGGACAACCTCAACGTGGTGTTCGACGACGGCGGGCAGTCCAAGGATGAGGTGTGTTCGGGTCAGTTCGCGTCGCTGTGCACCGAGGCAGGAGCCTGA
- the xylA gene encoding xylose isomerase, with protein sequence MTVLESRAASDSLIPRRSDKFSFGLWTIGWQGNDPFGVATRPALDVTEAVERLADLGAYGVTLHDDDLFAFGSSDSERRRMIDRLSSALNATGLVVPMVTTNLFTQPAFKDGGFTSNDRAVRRFALRKVLRNIDLAAELGAHTFVMWGGREGSEYDSAKDVRAALERYREAVDLLCEYVIDQGIGIRFAIEPKPNEPRGDILLPTVGHALAFIETLAHPDMVGVNPETGHEQMAGLNFMHGISQALYSDKLFHIDLNGQRGIKFDQDLVFGHGDLANAFALVDLLEHGAPGGGPAYDGPRHFDYKPSRTEDADGVWASAAANMRMYLLLRQRAAAFRADPEVLAAMAAAKVDELRRPTLDAGESYADLIADPTAYEQFDTDAYFGGKGCGFVALQQLALEHLMGAR encoded by the coding sequence ATGACCGTCCTGGAATCCCGCGCCGCGTCGGACTCCCTCATCCCACGCCGGTCCGACAAGTTCTCCTTCGGTCTGTGGACGATCGGTTGGCAAGGCAATGATCCTTTCGGCGTCGCGACGCGGCCGGCGCTGGATGTGACCGAGGCCGTGGAACGGCTCGCGGATCTCGGTGCATACGGTGTCACACTGCACGACGACGACCTCTTTGCTTTCGGAAGTTCGGATTCCGAGCGGCGCCGGATGATCGACCGACTGTCCTCGGCATTGAACGCGACGGGTCTGGTCGTGCCGATGGTGACGACCAACCTGTTCACCCAGCCGGCCTTCAAGGACGGCGGGTTCACCAGCAACGACCGTGCAGTGCGTCGGTTCGCCCTCCGCAAGGTGTTGCGCAACATCGACCTGGCCGCAGAACTCGGAGCGCACACCTTTGTCATGTGGGGTGGTCGTGAAGGAAGCGAATACGACTCGGCCAAGGACGTGCGAGCAGCGCTCGAACGGTATCGAGAAGCGGTTGATCTGTTGTGCGAGTACGTGATCGATCAAGGTATCGGAATCCGCTTCGCCATCGAACCCAAGCCCAACGAACCCCGAGGCGACATTCTGCTGCCCACGGTGGGACATGCGCTGGCCTTCATCGAGACCCTCGCTCATCCCGACATGGTCGGGGTCAATCCCGAGACTGGTCACGAGCAGATGGCCGGGCTGAACTTCATGCACGGGATCAGCCAGGCGCTTTACAGCGACAAGCTGTTTCACATCGACCTCAACGGTCAGCGCGGGATCAAGTTCGACCAGGACCTGGTGTTCGGCCATGGTGATCTGGCCAATGCCTTCGCGCTGGTGGACCTCCTCGAACACGGTGCCCCCGGCGGCGGGCCTGCCTACGACGGGCCGCGACACTTCGACTACAAGCCCAGCCGCACCGAGGATGCCGACGGTGTCTGGGCCTCCGCTGCGGCCAACATGCGGATGTACCTGCTGTTACGGCAGCGCGCGGCCGCATTCCGCGCCGATCCTGAGGTATTGGCCGCGATGGCCGCGGCCAAGGTGGACGAGTTGCGCCGGCCCACCCTCGACGCAGGCGAGTCCTACGCCGATCTGATCGCCGACCCCACCGCCTACGAACAATTCGACACGGACGCCTACTTCGGCGGAAAGGGTTGCGGATTCGTCGCACTCCAACAGTTGGCTCTCGAACATCTGATGGGAGCCAGGTGA
- a CDS encoding ROK family transcriptional regulator: MQGVVVALKPTGNGSSARVGTNTDDVRRRNLSTVLTLVHRHRALTRAELTRHTGLSRSTTKDLVEQLVAAGLVEESPAASPSQVGRPSPVVRPGHKVLAAAVTPEVDAVTVGLVGMGGAVLRVLRCATDRAPTPEDTVAIVAEALAEIRRTLSDAQSITAVGVAVPGLVHSRQSAVQLAPNLDWHDAEIGPMLSAATELPVYAANDANAGAIAEHLFGNHHSAEHLIYVNGGPSGIGAGFVVAGGLLEGLAGYAGELGHTFVGGTGECHCGSIGCLETEVTHAPLARLLSQLDDESSGPTEQSSAEPDHDERRVLSGQTRALAIALGNAVNMLNPGLIVLGGFLRVFPRYAADALRAELARHSMTAPRQLVRVVPATLGADTLMIGAAELAFGPVLADPGRN; encoded by the coding sequence ATGCAAGGGGTGGTTGTGGCGTTGAAGCCGACCGGAAATGGCAGCTCGGCCCGAGTCGGGACCAACACCGATGACGTCCGCCGGCGCAATTTGTCGACCGTGTTGACCCTGGTTCACCGGCATCGCGCCCTGACCCGCGCCGAACTCACCCGGCACACCGGGCTGTCCCGCTCGACCACCAAGGATCTCGTCGAACAATTGGTCGCGGCCGGACTCGTCGAAGAATCGCCTGCCGCGTCGCCGTCCCAGGTGGGCAGACCGAGTCCGGTCGTGCGGCCGGGACACAAGGTGCTGGCCGCGGCAGTGACACCGGAAGTCGACGCGGTCACCGTCGGCCTGGTGGGCATGGGTGGCGCAGTCCTGCGAGTGCTGCGCTGTGCCACCGATCGGGCGCCCACCCCTGAGGACACCGTGGCGATCGTCGCGGAGGCGCTTGCTGAGATCCGCCGCACGTTGAGCGACGCGCAGTCCATCACTGCCGTGGGAGTCGCGGTCCCCGGTCTGGTACACAGCCGGCAGTCAGCCGTTCAACTGGCACCCAATCTCGATTGGCATGACGCCGAAATCGGTCCGATGCTCAGCGCCGCAACGGAATTGCCCGTGTACGCCGCCAACGATGCCAACGCCGGGGCGATCGCCGAGCATCTGTTCGGTAATCATCACAGCGCCGAGCACCTCATCTATGTCAATGGCGGCCCGAGCGGCATCGGCGCCGGCTTCGTGGTGGCCGGCGGCCTGCTCGAAGGACTGGCCGGTTATGCCGGCGAATTGGGCCACACCTTTGTGGGGGGCACCGGCGAGTGCCACTGTGGCAGCATCGGCTGCTTGGAGACCGAGGTGACCCACGCTCCGCTCGCCCGCCTGTTGTCCCAATTGGACGACGAGTCAAGCGGACCCACCGAACAGAGCTCGGCTGAACCGGATCACGACGAGCGGCGGGTACTCAGCGGGCAGACTCGGGCCTTGGCGATCGCCCTGGGCAATGCGGTCAACATGCTCAACCCCGGCCTGATCGTGCTGGGTGGCTTCCTGCGGGTCTTCCCCCGATACGCCGCAGATGCTCTGCGCGCCGAGCTGGCCCGCCACAGCATGACCGCCCCTCGGCAACTGGTCCGTGTCGTTCCCGCCACGCTGGGGGCTGACACCCTGATGATCGGCGCCGCCGAACTGGCATTTGGTCCCGTGCTCGCCGACCCCGGAAGGAACTGA